GCTAATTTTTCGGATGCTTTAAGGCTTCTTCCACCGCTTTTACAGTAAACAAAAACTGGTTTTGTTTTGTCGTATTTGTCTGTTAGAGCAACAAAATTATTGCCTAACCAATTTACATTGTCAGAGTTTTCAATATGTCCTGATGTGTATTCTTCGGGAGTACGAACATCCAAAATTTGAGCTTTTGGAGTAGCTTCTATTTTCTTTGAATAGGAAGTAACATCAATAGTTTGAACCGCTGTTTGCGAATTACAAGAGAAAGCTATAAAGGAAATAACGAATAAATAAAGATGCTTTAATTTCATTGGGGGTGTTCTGTTTTAATTGATGTAAAATTAAACAATTTTTACCTTTTGAATCTGGAACTCACCTTAAATAAAAGTTATAAATTAAAAATTGTGTAGCTCTGGAGCGTTGCCTTTACAATTGTTTCAGTGCGTTCGGGATGAGTATCTGAGATAAAAAGTTGTCCAAAGGTGTCGTTGTTGACCATTTCTATGATTTTTGACACTCTGTTTTCATCTAATTTATCAAAGATATCATCAAAAAGAAGAATAGGTTTTACGCCACTTTGTTTTTTAAGGAATTCGAATTGGGCAAGTTTCAAAGCTATTAAAAATGATTTTTGCTGCCCTTGTGAACCAAATTTCTTGATAGGGTAGTTATCTATTTCGAATGACAAGTCGTCTTTATGAATTCCTACACTTGTATATTGCAACATTCGGTCTTTGTTGATGTTTTGTTGCAATAAAGTGAGTAAATCATTTTCGAATAAATGACTTTCATAAATGATTTGAACAGATTCTTCTGAACCTGTTATGTTATGATGATGAAAGTTAAAAATAGGCAAGAACTCGGCAATGAATGCTTTTCTTTTTTCGAAAATTGATTGACCATATTCGGTTAACTGTTCATTATATATCGATAAGGTATCGTTATCATAAGTGTGATTCAAAGCAAAGTACTTTAGTAAAGCATTGCGTTGATTCATTACTTTTTGATAATGAATGAGTTGTTGCAAATAGTTGG
The Flavobacterium sp. 5 DNA segment above includes these coding regions:
- a CDS encoding DNA replication/repair protein RecF, yielding MYLKKISLFNYKNFSEANFEFDNKINCFVGKNGIGKTNVLDAIYHLSYGKSYFNPLAVQNIKHGEEFFVIDAEFEKNERTEQIVCSLKKGQKKVLKRNGKAYDKFSDHIGFIPLVIISPADRDLIVEGSETRRKFMDSVISQLDSNYLQQLIHYQKVMNQRNALLKYFALNHTYDNDTLSIYNEQLTEYGQSIFEKRKAFIAEFLPIFNFHHHNITGSEESVQIIYESHLFENDLLTLLQQNINKDRMLQYTSVGIHKDDLSFEIDNYPIKKFGSQGQQKSFLIALKLAQFEFLKKQSGVKPILLFDDIFDKLDENRVSKIIEMVNNDTFGQLFISDTHPERTETIVKATLQSYTIFNL